In Candidatus Hydrogenedentota bacterium, the sequence CCCCGGGCCAGCGGCCATCCGGCGGGCATGCGGGACACCCGCTCCAACTGCGCGTTCATGTCGCTGACCAGGTCGCCCAGGCTCCGCGCGCGCAGGCTGATCTCCTGCAGCAGCAGGTCCGCCGTCGGGCGGGAGACGCCGTAGATGAGGCAGGGGACCTGGGGGCCCCGCGGGGCCGCCGGCATCGCCGCAAAGCCCGCGCCGCCCGCCACGCCGCCCTTGCCGTTGCCCGGCGCGGGGAGCGCGGTGGCCGGCTGCGGCGCGCGCGGGGCGATCCCCGTGATGCTGCGCGCCTTGGCCTCCATCTCGTACAGGTCGTTCAGCGCCGCCGTGATCGTGCCGATGCTGGCCTCATACTCCGCCCGGAGACGGGTCTCCACCTGACGGATTTCGTCGCGGCTGGGGCCGGAGGGCTGCGCCTCCGCGGGGGTGTTCGCCTTTTGCAGCTCCAGCGACCGGTTGGCCTGGCGCAGCAGCTCGGCGCGCTGTGACAGCTCGCCCTGGCGCTGGTAATAGAAGGCGGAGACAAAGCTCAGCGCCACCAGAAAGACGGCGGGCACCCAAAAATGGAGGTTGGAGACGGTCAGGACGCGTGTCTCCCCCGGGGTCTGGGGGATGAGCATGACTGTCCACTTCTTGATCACCAAGATTCGCCTCTGGTTTTCCCTTGAATCCGGAGCGCCGCCATGACAGCCCCATGGTCGGCGCATTCTCTCGCCGTTGACCGCCGTTACTATACCGCGTCGGCCCCGCGTGGTTCCCTTCCACGAACGGCTTGACTATAGCATGCCCCGCCCGCCATGTCAACCCCTGGCGGGGCCGGGCGACGCATTCTGCGCAAATCAATAAATCCCGGCGCATCCAAAGCCGGGCGTCACTTCTGGGTGATGTCGTAGCACCCCAGCGCGTCCCCGTGCCGGAGGTAGAGGCGGCCGTTCGCGATGACCTGGTGCGCCCAGTGCTCCCGGTCGCCGAAGGCCACGGTGAACTTCCCGGCGGGCTGGAACCCCTCGCGGGACGGCTTGAACAGCACGACCTCGCCGCTCTTCGGCCCCTCGTAGGAGTAGATCATGCCGTCGGCCAGGATCAGGTTGGCCTGGCGGATGGCCTTGTCGTCCCAGAGCATCTTGCCCGTCTCCCAGTCGAGGCAGACGAGGCGTCCGCCCGACCGGTGGTGGGAGGTGCCGAAGATCGCGCCCTCGGCCAGCACCACCCCCTGATGCTGGCAGTCCAGCTCCGTGTCGGTCCAGCGGACGGTGAAGGAGGAGGCGTCGGGGGACAGTTCCAGCAGGCCGCCGCCGGACTTGTAGCCCGCGACGTAATAGACGCAGCCGTTGTGGTAGAGCGGCGTGTTCGGG encodes:
- a CDS encoding M23 family metallopeptidase, which translates into the protein MLIPQTPGETRVLTVSNLHFWVPAVFLVALSFVSAFYYQRQGELSQRAELLRQANRSLELQKANTPAEAQPSGPSRDEIRQVETRLRAEYEASIGTITAALNDLYEMEAKARSITGIAPRAPQPATALPAPGNGKGGVAGGAGFAAMPAAPRGPQVPCLIYGVSRPTADLLLQEISLRARSLGDLVSDMNAQLERVSRMPAGWPLARGVGRITSTFGYRMDPFNRRVSRHSAIDISARHGTSVMSTASGKVVEAGYDGDYGNKVVIEHGDGMATLYAHLSKMDVKPGQTVKRGEVIGRVGTTGRSTGAHLHYEVHVKGAPVNPARYLSK